A stretch of the Microcebus murinus isolate Inina chromosome 6, M.murinus_Inina_mat1.0, whole genome shotgun sequence genome encodes the following:
- the SSTR1 gene encoding somatostatin receptor type 1 produces the protein MFPNGTASSPSSPSPSPGSCSEGGGSRGPGAGAADGMEEPGRNASQNGTLSEGQGSAILISFIYSVVCLVGLCGNSMVIYVILRYAKMKTATNIYILNLAIADELLMLSVPFLVTSTLLRHWPFGALLCRLVLSVDAVNMFTSIYCLTVLSVDRYVAVVHPIKAARYRRPTVAKVVNLGVWVLSLLVILPIVVFSRTAANSDGTVACNMLMPEPAQRWLVGFVLYTFLMGFLLPVGAICLCYVLIIAKMRMVALKAGWQQRKRSERKITLMVMMVVMVFVICWMPFYVVQLVNVFAEQDDATVSQLSVILGYANSCANPILYGFLSDNFKRSFQRILCLSWMDNATEEPVDYYATALKSRAYSVEDFQPENLESGGVFRNGTCTSRITTL, from the coding sequence ATGTTCCCCAATGGCAccgcctcctctccctcctctcctagcCCCAGCCCGGGCAGCTGCAGCGAAGGCGGCGGCAGCAGGGGCCCCGGGGCCGGCGCTGCGGACGGCATGGAGGAGCCAGGGCGAAACGCGTCCCAGAACGGGACCTTGAGCGAGGGCCAGGGCAGCGCCATCCTCATCTCTTTCATCTACTCCGTGGTGTGCCTGGTGGGGCTGTGTGGGAACTCTATGGTCATCTACGTGATCCTGCGCTACGCCAAGATGAAGACTGCCACCAACATCTATATCCTAAACCTGGCCATTGCTGATGAGCTGCTCATGCTTAGCGTGCCCTTCCTGGTCACCTCCACGTTGTTGCGCCACTGGCCCTTCGGCGCGCTGCTCTGCCGTCTCGTGCTCAGCGTGGACGCGGTCAACATGTTCACCAGCATCTACTGTCTGACCGTCCTCAGCGTGGACCGCTACGTGGCCGTGGTGCACCCCATCAAGGCGGCCCGCTACCGCCGGCCCACCGTGGCCAAGGTAGTGAACCTGGGCGTGTGGGTGCTGTCGCTACTCGTCATCCTGCCCATTGTGGTCTTCTCCCGCACCGCGGCCAACAGCGACGGCACGGTGGCCTGCAACATGCTCATGCCCGAGCCCGCCCAACGCTGGCTGGTGGGCTTCGTGTTGTACACATTTCTCATGGGCTTCCTGCTGCCCGTCGGGGCCATCTGCCTGTGCTACGTGCTCATCATTGCCAAGATGCGCATGGTGGCCCTCAAGGCTGGCTGGCAGCAGCGCAAGCGCTCGGAGCGCAAGATCACCctaatggtgatgatggtggtgatggtgtttGTCATCTGCTGGATGCCGTTCTACGTGGTGCAGCTGGTCAACGTGTTCGCTGAGCAGGACGACGCCACAGTGAGCCAGCTGTCGGTCATCCTCGGCTATGCCAATAGCTGTGCCAACCCCATCCTTTACGGCTTTCTCTCGGACAACTTCAAGCGCTCTTTCCAGCGCATCCTCTGCCTCAGCTGGATGGACAACGCCACGGAGGAGCCAGTCGATTACTACGCCACGGCCCTCAAGAGCCGCGCCTACAGCGTGGAGGACTTCCAGCCGGAGAACCTGGAGTCCGGCGGCGTCTTCCGTAATGGCACCTGCACGTCCCGGATCACAACGCTCTGA